From Pyrenophora tritici-repentis strain M4 chromosome 1, whole genome shotgun sequence, the proteins below share one genomic window:
- a CDS encoding Tymo-45kd-70kd domain containing protein — MDRDFVLIGPAVVNVLLDIYVFILPIPTLLGLHMPTKRKLAILSVFLFGGSSVIMSCIRFHSVVYVQSLVNTSKNIGEVMIVVALELNLAAVAVNLPSIRAIWVKGWNGRRGAAEAGTGGSGALNGISKRQTYTVSHGDWQGGVEMGRVTNASEMTGGGGTMRSFVSRLPLLSSRRGREESATDV; from the exons ATGGATCGGGATTTTGTGTTGATCGGACCTGCTGTTGTG AACGTCCTCCTAGACATCTACGTCTTCATACTCCCCATCCCTACACTCCTAGGCCTCCACATGCCCACAAAGCGCAAACTAGCCATCCTTTCCGTCTTCCTCTTCGGCGGCTCCTCCGTCATCATGAGCTGCATCCGCTTCCACTCTGTCGTCTACGTGCAGAGTCTGGTAAACACGTCAAAGAACATTGGTGAGGTCATGATTGTGGTGGCGTTGGAGTTGAACCTCGCGGCTGTAGCGGTTAATTTACCTAGTATACGCGCGATTTGGGTCAAGGGGTGGAATGGGAGGAGGGGTGCTGCCGAGGCGGGGACGGGAGGGTCGGGCGCGTTGAATGGGATTAGTAAGAGGCAGACGTATACCGTGTCGCATGGGGATTGGCAGGGTGGAGTGGAGATGGGGAGGGTAACGAATGCGAGTGAGATGACGGGTGGAGGGGGGACGATGAGATCGTTTGTGTCGAGgttgccgctgctttcgTCAAGGCGGGGGAGGGAGGAAAGTGCGACTGATGTGTAG
- a CDS encoding FAD dependent oxidoreductase, translating into MATMTGDASVATAKMSSPEHFRYTSGETDPVWVHELPFKSMPKFPKLEKDLETDVCIIGAGISGVSVAYELASRGLNVVLIEAREVLSGETGRTSGHLANDLDDGYTAIAKKHGDKGAQAAAESHTWALNRVGELSKQLGIECEYRQLPGYDFSQYPKDSKDHASDMETLIEDGKKAMEFGISTEYKEGFKLKGWEGKIDQRDAVIYSGQATFHPTKYVVGLLEHLKKQPNFACYTNTRCMDVQEKGIEIMGLGHKDVYVKTIDGHTIKCTDAVEATCVPLQKLSVIAEEEFYRTYCIAIRVPKGSVEDALFYDSAEAYKYVRLTRCDDKDDYLVVGGGDHKVGQDDTVAPLKELEEWTRARFPQATTIDYKWSGQIFEPVDYMAFIGKNQGNKHIYIVTGDSGNGLTHGVLAGKLIADSITEQANPWISVYDPKRLASIAKSAGSMLSHDLQINAQYKRFAQSDIRDIEDLVPGEGGVLNKGTEKPLAVYKDEGGQIHKFSALCPHLKGVVCWNTTEKSWDCPVHGSRFSKDGIQLCGPAKAGLQPEDESGEKMQKQAVMG; encoded by the coding sequence ATGGCGACCATGACTGGTGACGCATCTGTAGCTACGGCCAAAATGTCGAGCCCTGAGCACTTCCGATATACCAGCGGCGAGACTGATCCCGTCTGGGTTCATGAGTTGCCCTTCAAGAGCATGCCCAAGTTTCCAAAGCTTGAGAAGGACCTCGAGACTGACGTCTGCATCATCGGCGCTGGCATTTCTGGTGTCTCGGTTGCCTATGAGCTTGCTAGCCGTGGTCTCAATGTCGTCTTGATCGAGGCTCGCGAGGTGCTTTCGGGTGAAACTGGACGCACCAGCGGTCATCTCGCCAATGATCTCGACGACGGCTACACTGCGATTGCGAAAAAGCATGGAGACAAGGGCGCACAGGCTGCGGCAGAGTCACACACATGGGCGCTGAACCGCGTTGGGGAGCTTTCCAAGCAGCTGGGCATCGAGTGCGAGTACCGCCAATTGCCTGGCTATGACTTTTCGCAGTACCCCAAAGACTCCAAAGACCATGCCAGTGACATGGAGACTTTGATTGAGGATGGTAAAAAGGCCATGGAGTTCGGCATCTCCACAGAATACAAGGAGGGATTCAAGCTCAAGGGCTGGGAAGGCAAGATTGACCAGCGCGATGCCGTCATCTACTCCGGACAGGCGACGTTCCACCCGACCAAGTACGTCGTTGGCCTCCTCGAACATCTTAAGAAACAGCCCAACTTTGCTTGCTACACAAACACTCGATGCATGGACGTGCAGGAGAAGGGTATTGAGATTATGGGCTTGGGTCACAAGGACGTATACGTAAAGACAATTGACGGTCACACTATCAAGTGCACTGATGCTGTTGAAGCAACGTGCGTGCCGCTCCAGAAGTTGTCGGTTATTGCTGAAGAGGAATTCTACCGCACCTACTGCATCGCCATTCGCGTCCCCAAAGGCTCCGTCGAGGATGCTCTGTTCTACGATTCGGCCGAAGCGTACAAGTACGTTCGACTCACACGCTGTGACGACAAGGACGACTATCTGGTTGTTGGAGGTGGCGATCACAAGGTCGGCCAGGATGACACAGTCGCGCCGCTCAAGGAGCTCGAGGAGTGGACCCGTGCTCGCTTTCCTCAAGCTACTACGATCGACTACAAGTGGAGTGGACAGATCTTTGAGCCTGTAGATTACATGGCGTTTATCGGCAAGAATCAAGGTAACAAGCACATTTACATCGTCACCGGCGACTCTGGCAACGGCCTGACTCACGGTGTCCTGGCTGGCAAGCTCATTGCCGATTCCATCACCGAACAAGCCAACCCATGGATCAGCGTCTACGACCCTAAGCGTCTTGCTTCTATCGCAAAGTCCGCCGGCAGCATGCTCAGCCACGATCTCCAAATCAACGCGCAGTACAAACGCTTCGCCCAATCTGATATCCGCGACATTGAAGACCTTGTCCCTGGTGAGGGCGGTGTCTTGAACAAGGGCACTGAGAAGCCGCTGGCCGTATACAAGGACGAAGGAGGTCAGATCCACAAGTTCTCGGCTCTATGCCCGCATCTCAAGGGTGTGGTGTGCTGGAACACGACAGAGAAGAGTTGGGATTGCCCTGTACATGGTAGTCGGTTCAGCAAGGACGGAATACAGCTTTGTGGGCCTGCCAAAGCGGGCCTGCAGCCTGAGGATGAGAGCGGTGAAAAGATGCAGAAGCAGGCTGTCATGGGATGA
- a CDS encoding CaiC, Acyl-CoA synthetase (AMP-forming)-AMP-acid ligase II — protein sequence MGEIHHPHDQNPALHRLNQTLLQIDPYILPPYPNLSLVSGPLDPPLLSLTLSQLLRQQATLHASREAVVIPWTGARWTYQKLWEESSLLARALLKQGVRPKDRIGVMSGNCEKYIALVFATVRVGAVCVTLNNTYTATEVEYALRHTRCTMLFTTPKIARFDNMPLLERLGRDDVGDVLPDLKSVCLIRGQFGEFVSYETFRKEGEYVPEQILDIFGGITSPHDVANLQFTSGSTGNPKAAMLTHHNLVNNSRFIGDRMDLTPNDTLCCPPPLFHCFGLTLGVLAVLTHGAKIVFPAESFDPVACMRAIDEERCTALHGVPAMMESIMDVPRPAGWTSMLRTGIVAGSPVPKWLMERMVNELHMTDFTSSYGLTEASPTVFNAHTNDSLHARLTTVGTVMPHARVKIVDRNDVVVPIGVRGELCVAGYQVCRGYWENAEKTAELIVRDEYGEPWLHTGDEAVLDVDGYCTITGRFKDIIIRGGENIYPLEIEERLVAHPSIARAIVVGVSHPRYVEVPVAFLAHESGTGKPDLAEVQKWVRMVLGRHKAPVHIFWLGEDCDAEVPLTGSGKIKKFVLRDVAEKLLGQR from the exons ATGGGGGAAATCCACCATCCCCACGACCAAAACCCTGCCCTCCATCGCCTGAATCAAACCCTCCTCCAGATAGACCCCTATATCCTACCTCCCTACCCCAACCTCTCCCTTGTCTCAGGGCCCCTGGACCCACCACTCCTCTCCCTCACGCTCTCCCAACTTCTACGTCAGCAAGCCACACTTCACGCCTCCAGGGAGGCAGTCGTGATACCATGGACGGGTGCACGATGGACTTATCAAAAGCTATGGGAGGAGTCGAGTTTGCTGGCACGTGCGTTGTTAAAGCAGGGTGTGAGGCCGAAAGATCGAATTGGTGTCATGAGCGGGAACTGCGAAAAGTACATTGCGTTAGTTTTTGCGACTGTGAGGGTAGGGGCTGTTTGTGTGACGTTGAACAATACGTATACAGCTACGGAGGTGGAGTATGCGCTGAGGCATACTA GGTGTACGATGTTATTTACCACACCGAAGATTGCGCGGTTCGACAATATGCCGTTACTGGAGAGGCTGGGGAGAGATGATGTTGGCGATGTACTACCAGACCTCAAGAGTGTGTGTTTGATCCGCGGGCAGTTCGGCGAGTTTGTGAGCTACGAGACTTTCAGAAAAGAAGGAGAATATGTGCCGGAGCAGATCCTAGATATCTTTGGTGGTATCACAAGTCCGCATGACGTCGCGAATTTGCAGTTTACAAGTGGGAGTACGGGGAATCCCAAGGCGGCTATGTTGACGCATCA TAACTTGGTGAACAACTCGCGCTTTATCGGTGACCGCATGGACTTGACACCCAACGACACCCTCTGTTGTCCACCCCCGCTCTTCCACTGCTTCGGTCTCACGCTGGGTGTTCTCGCCGTCCTCACGCACGGTGCGAAGATTGTGTTTCCAGCCGAATCCTTTGACCCAGTAGCGTGTATGCGCGCTATTGACGAAGAACGCTGTACCGCACTGCATGGTGTACCCGCAATGATGGAATCCATCATGGACGTTCCGCGACCCGCTGGCTGGACCAGTATGCTCCGAACAGGCATTGTAGCAGGTAGCCCCGTACCAAAATGGCTAATGGAGCGCATGGTCAATGAACTACACATGACCGACTTTACTTCGTCATACGGACTTACAGAGGCCAGCCCGACGGTGTTTAACGCACATACGAATGATTCTCTACATGCACGGTTGACAACAGTAGGTACGGTGATGCCACATGCGAGGGTCAAGATTGTAGATCGGAACGATGTTGTTGTGCCAATTGGCGTGAGGGGTGAGCTGTGCGTTGCGGGATATCAAGTCTGTCGGGGTTACTGGGAGAATGCGGAGAAGACGGCGGAACTCATTGTTAGGGATGAGTATGGCGAGCCTTGGTTGCATACGGGTGATGAGGCTGTGTTGGATGTTGATGGTTATTGTACGATTACGGGGCGGTTCAAGGATATCATCATTCGCG GCGGCGAGAACATCTATCCCCTCGAGATTGAAGAACGACTAGTCGCGCATCCGTCGATTGCGCGTGCCATCGTTGTGGGCGTATCGCATCCGCGCTACGTCGAGGTTCCTGTTGCATTCCTAGCACATGAGTCCGGTACTGGAAAGCCCGACTTGGCTGAGGTGCAGAAATGGGTGAGAATGGTGCTAGGCCGGCATAAAGCACCCGTGCATATATTTTGGCTAGGCGAAGACTGCGATGCAGAGGTACCGCTGACCGGGAGCGGGAAGATCAAAAAGTTCGTGCTAAGAGATGTTGCGGAGAAGTTGTTGGGGCAGAGGTGA
- a CDS encoding aerobactin siderophore biosynthesis protein iucB yields MAQQAKPSQEPLVLKLPHPYLTTYTISNVAPSGQPTSYQIQLIPSTSTGKEVAPPTVLHNEAISFTDIATLDGDAVPPTRDNSSWARARRSPYLTVSWNQDRPSVPQLWLVAYALVSLHPLVESFRVVLSGKDSTSLAQELYGTGLFHPHPKASNPTAPQDGHLLLRATFWQGAGSPFGVRPVWAPHLDASGQPITRRYPPFPYQNAPSTQWPAVPRHTTHPVREPKPQPGSIVYSRWLPHLKEHFSMTALDYTNDEHLRLFNKWQNDPRVAAGWNETGTLDQHREYLRKLHEDPHVLTMLAAFDDIFFGYFEVYWAMEDHMGAHYQSSPYDRGRHLLVGDVRFRGPHRVSVWWCNVMHYMFLDEPRTWNIVGEPAVTSSTVLAYDFATGLHVEKIMDLPHKRSALMMVNREKFFTLNSFVWDGERRVRPSLDLGAKL; encoded by the exons ATGGCGCAACAAGCAAAGCCTAGCCAGGAACCACTTGTCCTCAAGCTTCCTCACCCATATCTTACCACATATACCATTTCCAATGTTGCTCCATCAGGCCAACCCACCAGCTATCAGATTCAATTGATACCATCTACCTCTACTGGAAAAGAAGTTGCTCCACCCACAGTCTTACACAATGAAGCCATATCATTTACCGATATTGCGACTTTGGACGGAGACGCAGTACCCCCGACTCGAGACAACAGTTCCTGGGCGCGCGCTCGAAGATCACCATACCTGACAGTGAGCTGGAACCAGGATCGGCCGTCTGTCCCGCAGCTATGGCTCGTTGCCTATGCATTGGTTTCGCTGCACCCTCTAGTCGAGAGTTTCCGCGTCGTCCTTTCCGGAAAGGACTCAACCTCACTAGCACAAGAACTATATGGCACTGGTCTCTTCCACCCGCATCCAAAGGCATCCAACCCAACAGCACCGCAGGATGGTCACCTGCTTCTCAGAGCTACCTTTTGGCAAGGAGCTGGATCGCCCTTTGGTGTTCGTCCAGTTTGGGCACCGCACCTCGACGCTAGTGGTCAGCCCATTACCAGGCGCTACCCTCCTTTTCCGTATCAAAATGCACCTTCCACTCAATGGCCGGCAGTACCACGGCACACCACGCACCCTGTTCGGGAACCAAAACCTCAACCAGGCTCCATCGTCTACAGCCGCTGGTTGCCGCATTTGAAGGAGCATTTCTCTATGACTGCCCTCGACTATACTAACGACGAACACCTGCGCCTCTTCAATAAGTGGCAAAATGACCCACGTGTCGCTGCCGGCTGGAACGAAACCGGGACCCTGGATCAGCACCGAGAGTACCTCCGAAAGTTGCATGAGGACCCCCACGTCCTTACCATGCTTGCTGCCTTTGACGATATATTTTTTGGATATTTTGAAGTCTACTGGGCGATG GAAGATCACATGGGCGCTCACTATCAATCCTCGCCGTATGATCGCGGAAGGCACTTGCTAGTCGGTGATGTCAGATTCCGAGGCCCGCACCGCGTTTCCGTGTGGTGGTGCAATGTCATGCACTACATGTTCCTGGATGAGCCGCGTACCTGGAACATTGTCGGCGAGCCGGCGGTCACAAGCAGTACCGTGCTAGCATATGACTTTGCCACCGGATTGCACGTGGAGAAGATTATGGACCTTCCACACAAGCGCAGTGCCCTCATGATGGTCAACAGGGAGAAATTCTTCACGCTGAACTCTTTTGTCTGGGATGGCGAGAGAAGGGTACGACCGAGTCTTGATCTCGGCGCAAAGTTGTAA
- a CDS encoding IucD, Lysine-ornithine N-monooxygenase, whose product MTSPEMHISPGSSALDATRYDVVCIGFGAAQLATAIANRETKKPSSMLFLERKSTFSWGSGSHMSRTRMESPFMYDLATLRNPRTSFSYVNYLHARKRLVEFANSDRLNPLREEFEDYMRWCAEQFKEDVRYSNDVVGVAPAVKSGQVQCWRVSVKDNSGKSYIVQAASVVAPSPSRATGPAAPPLPTVDFLAGQRIISMDEYQSRRNELRGAHQPPLNVSVVGSGDRTIEILDDLLSCPRLGNITVVTEDASLLPLTILDEAKPPQPQLCSIWAKPTNCQPSITEASEMVKTLYMRAYEKQVQSKGEYRLRIIIGKDTAAACSKSDFIIRDTAIRPAPSNALFQSIDGLILGCRPKGESLEEVQFKRDAVAESCRLWLVSSKSEGGRALAKDIAQTAGEIVRKASSGSTQIRDGGMQVQARM is encoded by the coding sequence ATGACTTCTCCTGAGATGCATATTTCACCAGGTTCATCTGCGTTGGATGCAACTCGGTATGATGTCGTCTGTATCGGCTTTGGCGCCGCTCAGCTGGCGACAGCTATTGCGAACCGCGAAACCAAGAAACCTTCAAGTATGCTCTTTCTGGAGCGAAAATCGACCTTTTCATGGGGCTCGGGATCGCACATGTCGAGGACGCGAATGGAGAGTCCGTTCATGTATGACTTGGCCACACTCCGCAACCCACGAACATCCTTTAGCTACGTCAACTACCTCCACGCTCGCAAACGTCTCGTCGAATTCGCAAACTCGGACCGGCTCAACCCTCTGCGGGAAGAGTTTGAAGACTATATGAGGTGGTGCGCAGAACAATTCAAGGAGGATGTGCGTTATAGCAACGACGTAGTTGGTGTGGCTCCAGCAGTGAAATCAGGGCAGGTACAGTGCTGGAGGGTGTCGGTCAAGGATAATAGCGGCAAATCGTACATTGTACAGGCGGCCAGTGTTGTTGCGCCCTCGCCATCGAGAGCGACTGGTCCAGCTGCGCCGCCGTTACCTACGGTCGATTTCCTGGCTGGACAACGAATCATCTCCATGGACGAATACCAGAGCCGAAGGAATGAGTTGCGAGGTGCTCATCAGCCACCACTAAACGTCTCTGTAGTCGGCTCTGGAGACAGGACAATCGAGATACTAGACGACCTCCTGTCATGTCCTCGTCTAGGCAACATTACCGTCGTTACAGAGGACGCGTCGCTTCTCCCATTAACAATCCTCGACGAGGCCAAGCCGCCGCAACCACAGCTATGCTCGATTTGGGCCAAGCCGACCAACTGCCAACCATCTATTACGGAAGCGTCGGAAATGGTCAAGACGCTTTATATGCGCGCGTACGAGAAGCAGGTCCAATCCAAGGGCGAGTACAGGCTTCGCATCATTATCGGCAAAGACACGGCGGCCGCGTGCTCAAAATCCGACTTCATCATTAGAGATACTGCCATAAGACCTGCGCCGAGCAACGCTCTGTTTCAGAGCATAGATGGACTAATTCTGGGCTGCCGACCAAAAGGTGAAAGCTTGGAGGAGGTACAGTTCAAGCGCGATGCTGTCGCAGAGAGCTGCCGGTTGTGGCTAGTGTCATCTAAGTCGGAAGGAGGGCGTGCACTAGCCAAGGACATTGCACAGACGGCTGGCGAAATCGTGCGCAAGGCATCCTCGGGGTCCACGCAGATACGGGATGGGGGGATGCAAGTGCAGGCAAGGATGTAA
- a CDS encoding MdlB, ABC-type multidrug transport system, ATPase and permease component, with product MAIKKPSRASIRSFFGFLHLLFYADPTWLDKILVVVGAIAAIAAGVPFPLIGIVFGQLVDEINVANCNNRVGVSNGSDLAQIKPKILLLVYIAIGNFACLYIHLVCWNLASQRLAQRIRDRYLRNLLRQDMAFFDNLQAGEVSSRLNGDIQAIESGTGAKVGVALTCASFCVTAYIVGFIKNAELAGMLVSLIPAFLLMATIGSHFVGKYSAKVGHCFGSASAIASEALSHVGLVHALGANARLEAKFEGHLEKARGYGIKKATAAAVQAGLLYFIAFSASSLGYWQGSRRVADSLEGKGNATIGQIYTVTFILLDGAIVLSQIAPMLPLFGGAVSAFERLRKDIETQPTIDNTRTSAEKPTSVSGAIEFRNVAFTYSSRPDHPVLNNISLKCEAGQLTAIVGLSGSGKSTVASLISRFYDPQSGDVLLDGKNVKDINVKSLRGFISLVQQEPSLLDRSILENIALGLVNSPPHAHLEQTLLSGILARVAEDVRNGQELTQAAAKAGAEVVEIVQLVQHAANLADVAVFIDRLEFGFATAVGSSGSLVSGGQKQRIALARALVRDPRILILDEATAALDSASEQRIQAAIERASRGRTVVSIAHRLSTIRAAAKIVVMKKGDIIEQGTHNELMNLNGSYADMVRLQTVKTDDTVSSSRTSLESQDADTISDEKQHLKASEADVPSTPEPAEPIKGVVVAGSIRKTMLPLTRPYLLLVVLALFAALIVGGQYCASGLLFGNVMGTMSPCNSPDYIRSKGELLSGLWFMVACVAFLANFTSWAVFGLISERLIFRVRNMSLSTLLRQPLQWHESESRSPSMLLEYITKDGNALAGFSGSIIGTLFAVVVNFCAAIILSHIIAWRIAIVCLVVVPILLGAGYMQLRAIGRFAVKHAGAFTSSIGVTIEAVSNIKTVHALSIEDEIVQTYRRSLKAPRKEMVRQSFKTNVWLAVANSCGSFIYAFAYWWGSKNIVEGRYTTTDFFIILIAMLISAQLWGQLFTLAPEIEKANSAISRICGLIELGQDTSGPKNSNEKGDVEAMADSPLPASTHGGARIVFRDVGFSYPARPGVPVLISLSLNIQPGQFCALVGPSGAGKSTVLALLERFYTPSSGSITINGFDIARHHGTSFRDDIAYVPQENVLFQGSIKFNIGLGARPGHTPSDEEIQEACKLANIHETIMELPQGYDTECGSSGNQLSGGQRQRLSIARALVRKPKLLLLDESTSALDAESEKALELGLERAVKGHGVTVIAIAHRLRTIARADIIFLVEAGQVVDQGRHDELVQRSESYRVNALHQMLG from the exons ATGGCCATCAAGAAGCCTTCGCGGGCCTCTATAAGGTCATTCTTTGGTTTCTTACACCTCCTCTTCTACGCGGACCCAACATGGCTCGACAAGATACTCGTTGTTGTTGGCGCCATAGCAGCCATTGCGGCCGGCGTCCCCTTTCCACTCATTGGCATCGTCTTTGGGCAATTGGTTGATGAGATCAATGTAGCAAACTGTAACAACAGGGTTGGCGTCTCCAATGGATCTGACCTAGCCCAAATTAAACCCAAGATTCTACTACTCGTCTACATTGCCATTGGCAATTTCGCCTGCCTATACATACACCTAGTATGCTGGAACTTGGCATCACAACGACTAGCGCAGCGCATCCGAGACCGCTATCTACGGAACCTGCTTCGCCAGGATATGGCCTTTTTCGACAATCTTCAAGCCGGAGAAGTGTCTTCCCGTCTCAACGGTGACATCCAAGCGATTGAGAGCGGAACTGGCGCAAAGGTTGGCGTTGCCTTGACCTGCGCCTCGTTTTGTGTAACGGCATACATTGTCGGATTCATCAAGAATGCCGAACTTGCAGGCATGCTCGTCTCGTTGATTCCCGCATTCTTGCTCATGGCAACAATTGGCAGTCACTTTGTTGGCAAATACAGCGCCAAGGTGGGACATTGCTTTGGATCCGCCAGTGCCATTGCATCTGAAGCTCTCAGTCATGTTGGCCTTGTGCACGCTCTCGGAGCTAATGCTAGACTTGAAGCCAAGTTTGAGGGACACCTGGAAAAGGCCCGCGGGTACGGTATCAAAAAGGCCACGGCTGCTGCTGTACAAGCGGGACTGCTCTACTTTATTGCCTTTTCCGCCAGTTCCTTGGGATACTGGCAAGGTAGTCGCCGAGTTGCCGACTCTCTAGAGGGCAAGGGTAACGCCACGATTGGTCAAATCTATACCGTCACGTTCATTCTTCTAGATG GTGCCATTGTCCTCAGTCAAATTGCACCAATGCTGCCACTCTTTGGAGGAGCCGTCTCTGCCTTTGAGCGGTTGCGCAAAGATATTGAAACTCAGCCCACCATTGACAACACTCGCACATCTGCCGAAAAGCCCACCAGTGTGAGTGGAGCCATCGAGTTTCGCAATGTCGCCTTCACATATTCTTCAAGACCAGACCATCCAGTCTTGAATAATATATCTCTCAAGTGCGAGGCAGGGCAACTAACTGCCATTGTTGGCTTATCTGGAAGCGGCAAGTCAACCGTCGCAAGCCTCATTAGCCGATTCTACGACCCACAATCTGGCGACGTTCTTCTAGATGGTAAGAATGTCAAGGATATCAACGTCAAGAGTCTCCGTGGTTTCATTAGTCTTGTACAGCAAGAGCCATCACTCCTGGACCGATCCATTTTGGAGAATATTGCTCTCGGTCTCGTCAACTCTCCACCCCATGCGCATTTGGAACAGACTTTGCTTTCTGGCATTCTTGCTCGTGTGGCCGAGGACGTTCGCAACGGCCAGGAACTCACTCAAGCAGCCGCCAAAGCTGGTGCCGAG GTGGTGGAAATCGTCCAACTGGTACAGCATGCTGCCAACCTCGCCGATGTTGCCGTATTCATCGATCGCCTTGAGTTTGGCTTTGCGACCGCTGTAGGCTCAAGCGGCAGTCTTGTCAGTGGTGGACAAAAGCAACGTATCGCCCTCGCACGAGCTCTTGTCCGCGACCCTAGGATCCTCATTCTCGACGAGGCTACTGCTGCCCTCGACTCTGCAAGTGAACAGCGCATTCAAGCAGCCATTGAACGTGCCTCTCGGGGTCGAACAGTCGTTTCCATTGCTCATCGATTGTCAACCATTAGGGCTGCAGCCAAGATCGTCGTGATGAAAAAGGGCGACATTATCGAACAGGGTACCCACAATGAGCTGATGAACTTGAACGGATCGTACGCCGACATGGTTCGCCTGCAAACCGTAAAGACGGATGATACCGTATCTAGTTCCCGGACCAGTCTAGAATCGCAGGATGCCGACACGATATCCGATGAGAAGCAGCATCTCAAGGCATCCGAGGCTGACGTTCCATCAACACCTGAACCTGCCGAGCCAATCAAGGGCGTAGTCGTTGCAGGCTCTATCCGCAAGACCATGCTTCCCCTAACGCGACCCTATCTACTGCTTGTTGTATTGGCCTTGTTCGCCGCCTTGATCGTTGGCGGTCAGTACTGCGCGTCTGGTCTTTTGTTTGGAAACGTCATGGGCACAATGTCGCCTTGCAATTCCCCTGACTACATCAGATCAAAGGGAGAGTTACTCTCCGGACTATGGTTCATGGTTGCTTGCGTCGCCTTTCTCGCCAACTTTACCAGCTGGGCGGTGTTTGGCCTCATATCCGAGCGACTGATCTTCCGGGTCCGCAACATGTCACTATCTACGCTTTTGCGACAGCCGTTGCAATGGCACGAGTCGGAATCGAGGAGTCCATCTATGTTGCTAGAGTACATTACCAAGGACGGCAACGCGCTAGCCGGATTCAGCGGCTCCATCATCGGTACCCTCTTTGCTGTCGTGGTCAACTTCTGCGCAGCCATCATCCTTTCCCACATCATTGCATGGAGGATTGCTATTGTGTGCCTTGTTGTGGTCCCGATCCTTCTGGGTGCTGGCTACATGCAGCTACGCGCCATCGGACGTTTTGCCGTCAAGCACGCTGGGGCCTTTACCTCGTCGATCGGGGTGACGATTGAAGCCGTCTCAAACATCAAGACTGTCCACGCGCTCTCTATTGAGGACGAAATTGTGCAGACATATCGGAGGTCGCTCAAGGCTCCGCGCAAGGAAATGGTACGACAAAGCTTCAAAACCAATGTATGGCTAGCAGTTGCCAATTCATGCGGTAGCTTCATCTATGCTTTTGCGTACTGGTGGGGATCCAAGAATATTGTAGAAGGAAGGTACACCACGACGGACTTCTTCATCATCCTCATTGCCATGCTCATTTCTGCGCAACTATGGGGCCAGCTCTTCACTCTTGCTCCCGAGATTGAAAAGGCCAATAGTGCAATCTCTCGCATTTGCGGGTTGATTGAGCTAGGTCAAGATACGTCTGGACCTAAAAATTCCAACGAAAAAGGCGATGTCGAGGCCATGGCGGATTCGCCGCTACCGGCATCGACGCATGGCGGAGCGCGCATTGTTTTCCGGGACGTGGGCTTCTCATACCCTGCCCGCCCTGGCGTTCCTGTCCTCATATCTCTATCGCTAAACATACAGCCTGGTCAATTCTGCGCCCTCGTTGGACCTTCAGGTGCCGGCAAGAGTACCGTTCTGGCTCTCTTGGAGAGGTTCTATACGCCCTCATCTGGAAGCATCACGATCAACGGGTTCGACATTGCGCGTCATCACGGCACATCATTCCGCGACGATATTGCCTATGTGCCGCAAGAGAACGTGCTTTTCCAAGGAAGTATCAAGTTCAACATTGGATTAGGAGCACGGCCTGGACACACACCTTCGGATGAGGAAATTCAAGAAGCTTGCAAGCTGGCCAATATTCATGAAACCATCATGGAGCTTCCACAAGGCTACGATACCGAATGCGGTTCCAGTGGCAACCAGCTTTCCGGTGGACAACGTCAGCGCTTATCGATCGCCCGAGCTCTTGTGCGTAAACCAAAGTTGCTATTATTGGACGAGAGCACTAGCGCACTTGATGCAGAGAGCGAAAAGGCCCTAGAGCTTGGCCTCGAACGTGCGGTCAAGGGCCACGGCGTCACAGTCATTGCTATTGCGCATCGTCTGAGGACGATTGCAAGAGCCGATATCATTTTCCTGGTGGAAGCAGGTCAGGTGGTGGATCAAGGACGACACGACGAACTAGTACAACGCAGCGAGAGTTATCGCGTCAATGCTCTTCACCAGATGCTGGGTTGA